Proteins encoded by one window of Flavobacterium sp. N502540:
- a CDS encoding DUF4876 domain-containing protein, with translation MALLSSCSKDDDNNNKETALTLTIVNPEDLNSVIFSDVSVSFKEHNTGKVTQSKALNNNLSVSLNEGSYEISIDGKIKYTIDGNIAEASVSSYKEAVVITGGSTAVSLNLFLKTTQSDFVIEEVFFTGTKTPQGKQYLGDKYFKIHNNTDKVLYADGLMIAQSEFMTTDKQDYTPNIMAQSFAVSAVAIVPGNGTTYPIAPGEFFVIAEDAIDHKEYNSGSLDLRKATFEFYTEDADDVDNPSVPNMESLFSSMIIHNRGFKSFVIARMPINKTKYLTDYTYNYEYNLVFGGESYPMGENVYSIPNSWIVDAVNLSVESEFKWIVTAPSLDKGWTYCGKVDSDATRYGKSVRRKTLSTTSNGKKILKDTNNSTLDFSPEVKPSLMN, from the coding sequence ATGGCACTATTATCATCCTGTTCTAAAGATGATGATAACAACAATAAAGAAACGGCTTTAACCTTAACAATTGTAAATCCCGAAGATCTAAACAGCGTTATCTTTTCTGATGTTTCCGTTTCTTTTAAAGAGCATAATACCGGTAAAGTAACCCAAAGTAAAGCTTTAAATAACAATCTCTCTGTTTCTCTAAATGAAGGTTCTTATGAAATATCTATTGACGGAAAAATCAAATATACTATAGACGGTAACATTGCCGAAGCTTCGGTAAGCAGCTATAAAGAAGCGGTCGTGATTACTGGTGGAAGTACCGCTGTTTCTTTAAATCTTTTCCTCAAGACAACACAATCTGATTTTGTGATTGAAGAGGTATTTTTTACTGGAACCAAAACACCACAGGGAAAACAATATTTAGGTGACAAATACTTTAAAATTCATAATAATACGGATAAAGTATTGTATGCAGATGGGTTAATGATCGCGCAATCGGAATTCATGACAACTGACAAACAAGACTATACCCCGAATATCATGGCGCAGTCGTTTGCGGTATCTGCTGTTGCAATTGTTCCCGGTAACGGAACTACTTATCCAATCGCTCCGGGTGAGTTTTTTGTAATTGCCGAAGATGCAATCGACCATAAAGAATACAATTCAGGTTCGTTAGATTTAAGAAAAGCAACTTTTGAATTTTATACAGAAGACGCTGATGATGTTGATAATCCTTCTGTTCCAAATATGGAAAGTTTATTCTCTTCTATGATAATTCATAACAGAGGTTTTAAAAGTTTTGTTATCGCTCGTATGCCCATAAACAAAACAAAATATTTAACGGATTATACCTATAACTACGAATACAATCTGGTATTTGGCGGAGAAAGTTATCCAATGGGCGAAAACGTGTATTCGATTCCAAATTCATGGATTGTAGACGCTGTTAATTTAAGTGTTGAATCTGAATTTAAATGGATTGTTACTGCTCCATCATTGGATAAGGGGTGGACTTATTGTGGAAAAGTAGATTCAGATGCAACGCGTTATGGGAAAAGTGTTCGTCGTAAAACGCTTTCTACTACTTCAAACGGCAAAAAAATACTAAAAGACACTAATAATTCAACATTAGATTTTTCCCCTGAGGTTAAACCTTCTTTAATGAATTAA
- a CDS encoding TonB-dependent receptor, with protein MTSFNSLITFLLKRIVSVLLLLFSLFSNLGFSQNTAKITLQITVYDAESKIPLKGVLLSAEGISKYEAHSNDLGSIILNSIQSGRYILKLSHLGYETIEKNLEFKTGQSLSFGLVPSSVQLNEVVITAVESRGMTSTSVIDKKAMQHLQPSSFTDLLELLPGGRSKDPVFNASNHIKLREVGTADSNYDISSLGTSFVIDGIPINTDANLQYTTGPNMTITPGSGYANTRRNTTSKGVDMRSISTDQIERVEIVRGIPSVEYGDLTSGLIKIQRKRGRTNWESRFKADEFSKLYYLGKGFESEEKRLILNVGIDYLNAKSDPRNSFENYKRITSSIRVQKIWENDSHQLQWDSSLDYSGSIDNERADPDVGYTKIDRYASSYNRFSLANSFDLKFKIAPFLKAIHSSAAINQQFDKIEQTKWVQVSSATAIPNTTEQGESDGIFLTPQYISNLTVDGRPFDAFFKTMGDFEIHLFGITHALKAGSEWTYSKNNGKGQVYDTTHPPSPEMSTRPRSYKDIPASTDLSFFVEDVLSIPIGKHQLNLAGGLRAMSLLNVPSAYSISGKYYLDPRINTQWVFPSFKMGKHFLKTELTAGFGQYTKFPTLAQLYPDFIYNDLVQLNYYHNTPEYRRINLMTYKTSAVNYNLTPAINKKWEVRADFSYDNNRFSVTFFNERMNSGFRNNSQYQALSYKKYDHNSIDPLTLTSQPNLADMRFVRDTLLTSYNITNNGSKLLKSGVEFQFSSKRFTTINTRFTLNGAWFKTTYSNSSPVYKRGQKDIIIDGKRLPYLGLYQFDDGSEKQQFNTNLIVDTYVPPLGLEFSGSFQFLWFRSDRSLPMNGTPVAYIDPSGKQHPYLEKDQSDPILQWLNIKYNDALFQKKSIPMSMNMNLKVSKDFYKRFRISMFVNRLFSYYQNYEINGQKIERRGLTSPYFGMELNLNF; from the coding sequence ATGACTTCTTTTAATAGCCTTATTACATTCCTGCTAAAAAGGATTGTATCAGTTCTGCTTTTATTATTCTCTCTTTTTTCTAATCTTGGTTTTTCTCAAAACACTGCTAAAATTACTCTTCAGATTACCGTTTACGATGCTGAAAGTAAAATTCCTTTAAAAGGTGTATTACTTTCTGCAGAAGGAATTAGCAAATACGAAGCGCACTCAAACGATTTAGGCAGCATAATTTTAAACTCCATTCAAAGTGGCCGTTACATACTTAAACTTTCACATTTGGGCTACGAAACGATCGAGAAAAATCTCGAGTTTAAAACGGGACAAAGTCTTTCTTTCGGATTAGTTCCGTCAAGTGTACAGTTAAACGAAGTAGTCATAACGGCTGTAGAATCTCGTGGTATGACCAGTACTTCTGTTATTGATAAAAAAGCCATGCAGCATTTACAGCCTTCAAGTTTCACCGATTTGCTGGAGTTACTTCCTGGCGGACGCTCAAAAGATCCTGTATTTAATGCTTCAAATCATATTAAATTAAGAGAGGTTGGAACAGCAGATTCTAATTATGATATTTCTTCACTTGGAACTTCTTTTGTAATTGACGGGATTCCAATAAATACCGATGCAAATCTACAGTATACCACCGGCCCCAATATGACTATCACACCGGGTTCAGGATATGCCAATACACGCCGCAATACAACTTCTAAAGGAGTAGATATGCGCTCTATTTCGACAGATCAAATTGAGAGAGTCGAAATTGTTAGGGGAATTCCTTCCGTAGAATATGGTGATTTGACGAGCGGACTTATTAAAATTCAACGAAAAAGAGGGCGTACTAATTGGGAATCTCGTTTTAAGGCTGATGAGTTTAGCAAATTATATTATTTAGGAAAAGGTTTTGAATCTGAAGAAAAAAGATTGATTCTGAATGTGGGAATTGATTATTTAAATGCAAAATCTGATCCTCGTAACAGTTTTGAAAACTACAAAAGAATTACATCCTCTATACGTGTACAAAAAATTTGGGAAAATGATTCGCATCAGCTTCAATGGGATTCGAGTTTAGATTATAGCGGTTCTATAGACAATGAAAGAGCGGATCCGGATGTGGGTTATACCAAAATTGACCGATATGCTTCAAGCTATAATCGGTTTTCATTGGCAAACTCTTTTGATTTAAAGTTTAAAATAGCACCGTTTTTAAAAGCAATTCATTCGTCGGCAGCAATAAATCAGCAATTCGATAAAATTGAGCAAACCAAATGGGTTCAGGTCTCAAGTGCAACAGCTATTCCTAATACTACCGAACAAGGTGAATCTGACGGAATTTTTCTAACACCACAGTACATTTCTAATCTTACTGTTGACGGAAGGCCTTTTGATGCCTTTTTTAAAACAATGGGAGATTTTGAAATTCATTTATTTGGAATAACACATGCTTTAAAAGCGGGTTCGGAATGGACTTATTCAAAAAATAACGGAAAAGGACAGGTTTACGATACTACTCATCCCCCATCTCCTGAAATGTCTACACGTCCCAGATCGTATAAAGACATTCCGGCGAGTACTGATCTTTCTTTTTTTGTCGAAGATGTCCTGTCCATTCCAATTGGCAAACACCAATTAAATCTTGCAGGAGGCCTTCGGGCGATGTCGCTGTTGAACGTGCCATCGGCTTATAGCATTTCGGGGAAATACTATTTAGACCCCAGAATTAATACGCAATGGGTATTTCCATCTTTTAAAATGGGGAAACATTTCCTGAAAACAGAACTTACAGCCGGTTTCGGGCAGTATACCAAATTCCCAACACTGGCTCAGCTTTACCCGGATTTTATCTATAATGATCTGGTGCAATTGAACTATTATCATAATACACCGGAGTACCGAAGAATTAATTTAATGACTTATAAAACATCTGCTGTAAATTACAATCTAACACCGGCTATAAATAAAAAATGGGAGGTTCGAGCGGATTTCTCTTATGACAATAATCGTTTTTCGGTTACTTTTTTCAATGAACGTATGAATTCCGGATTTAGAAATAATTCTCAATATCAGGCGCTATCGTATAAAAAGTATGACCATAATTCTATTGATCCTTTAACCTTAACGTCACAACCAAATTTAGCCGATATGCGTTTTGTTAGAGACACACTATTAACGTCATACAACATCACTAATAACGGAAGTAAGCTGCTCAAAAGCGGGGTTGAATTTCAATTTTCTTCAAAACGTTTCACGACAATTAATACCCGATTTACTCTAAATGGAGCCTGGTTTAAAACCACTTATAGCAATAGCAGTCCGGTTTACAAAAGAGGACAGAAAGATATTATCATTGATGGGAAGAGGCTTCCTTACTTAGGACTGTATCAATTTGATGATGGTTCTGAAAAACAGCAGTTCAATACCAATTTGATTGTAGATACCTACGTTCCTCCTCTTGGCTTAGAGTTCTCGGGATCTTTTCAGTTTTTATGGTTTAGAAGTGATCGGTCGCTTCCTATGAACGGAACACCAGTTGCTTATATTGATCCTTCTGGAAAACAGCATCCCTATCTCGAAAAAGATCAATCAGATCCTATTCTGCAATGGCTTAATATTAAATACAATGATGCTCTTTTTCAAAAAAAATCAATCCCGATGTCGATGAATATGAATCTGAAAGTATCTAAAGATTTTTACAAGAGATTTAGAATTTCCATGTTCGTTAACCGACTCTTCAGTTACTATCAAAACTATGAAATTAATGGTCAGAAGATCGAGCGACGCGGTCTTACTTCACCTTATTTCGGGATGGAATTAAACTTGAATTTTTAA
- a CDS encoding restriction endonuclease has product MKITKHSGHKVPFDKEKLKLSLKKSGAAPDVITESMIQIEKQIYDGITTKEIYKMAFAILKKTANGYAARYNIRQALQMLGPAGFYFEKFIARLYAAEGFKTKINLTLQGKCVSHEVDVAIMRDDVITMIECKFHGSKDGASDVKVPMYILSRFNDLREKRHIIFSNNETFTSCIIVTNNRFTKDAQDFANCSGISLLSWDYPPDKNLKNKIDRGALYPITCLTTLSMVEKEKLLFLDQILVKDLLDDQEGLKKIGLSPNRIKNIVHEASQICKLI; this is encoded by the coding sequence ATGAAAATCACGAAGCACTCGGGACACAAAGTTCCTTTCGACAAAGAAAAACTGAAGCTTTCCCTTAAAAAATCTGGAGCTGCTCCTGATGTTATAACAGAATCTATGATCCAGATCGAAAAGCAGATTTATGATGGTATTACCACCAAAGAAATCTACAAGATGGCATTTGCAATTTTAAAGAAAACCGCAAATGGATATGCTGCCCGTTACAATATCAGACAGGCTTTGCAGATGCTTGGTCCTGCGGGTTTCTATTTTGAGAAATTCATAGCAAGATTATACGCCGCAGAAGGGTTTAAAACCAAAATAAATCTAACGCTACAGGGTAAATGCGTCTCGCATGAAGTAGACGTTGCTATTATGAGAGACGATGTGATAACGATGATAGAATGCAAGTTTCACGGAAGTAAAGATGGGGCTTCAGATGTAAAAGTCCCCATGTATATTCTTTCTCGTTTTAATGATTTAAGAGAAAAACGACATATTATTTTTTCTAATAATGAAACTTTCACATCCTGTATCATAGTAACTAACAATCGTTTTACCAAAGACGCGCAGGATTTTGCCAACTGTAGCGGAATCTCTCTTTTAAGCTGGGATTATCCGCCAGATAAAAATCTTAAAAACAAAATTGATAGGGGAGCGCTTTATCCTATTACCTGCCTGACAACACTATCAATGGTCGAAAAAGAAAAATTGCTTTTCCTCGATCAGATACTGGTAAAAGACCTTCTTGACGATCAGGAAGGACTAAAAAAAATTGGACTGAGTCCAAACCGAATCAAGAATATCGTACACGAAGCTTCACAAATCTGTAAACTTATCTAA